The Montipora foliosa isolate CH-2021 chromosome 1, ASM3666993v2, whole genome shotgun sequence genome has a window encoding:
- the LOC137995388 gene encoding GPI mannosyltransferase 1-like encodes MADVNSVLKSIEFSCFLALLLRICLIIYGEWQDKNMVVKYTDIDYHVFTDAARHVVEGDSPYLRPTYRYTPLLSLLLTPNISLQMCFGKVLFVLFDVLAGYLLYKIICVRGCSYHRAVSFSWMWLFNPVACTVSSRGNAEAVMATLVLATIYFVVIKNIPMSAVFFALSVHFKIFPIIYGLPLVLLAGSDLYINSSKSCVHETKPKPGFRGFLCQTTTFILHPERLKFSVISAVTFLGLSGVMYKRYGFEFLEHTYLYHVTRQDVKHNFSVYFYMLYLVEGSTWSSALGLVSFIPQLLLTVTFGVLYYRDISFCCFVQTFAFVTFNKVCTSQYFLWYLCLLPLILDSVNMTFRRAMVLAAGWFVSQGLWLTSAYYLEFEGMNTFAFVWAASVVFFIVNIVILCQLIGHYNQALIKKQE; translated from the exons ATGGCGGACGTAAATAGTGTCTTGAAAAGCAtcgaattttcttgttttcttgcttTACTGTTGAGGATTTGTCTGATAATATACGGAGAATGGCAGGATAAAAACATGGTTGTTAAGTATACTGACATCGATTACCATGTCTTCACTGATGCGGCTCGACACGTCGTGGAGGGCGACTCGCCTTATTTGAGACCAACGTATCGTTACACACctcttctttctcttctccTGACTCCAAATATCTCATTGCAGATGTGTTTTGGAAAAGTACTATTTGTTCTTTTCGATGTGCTAGCAGGATATTTATTGTACAAAATCATTTGTGTACGAGGCTGTTCTTATCACAGAGCTGTTAGTTTTTCTTGGATGTGGCTGTTCAACCCTGTGGCGTGTACCGTCTCTTCTCGCGGAAATGCTGAGGCTGTCATGGCCACCTTAGTACTCGCAACCATATACTTCGTCGTCATTAAAAACATCCCGATGTCGGCTGTATTTTTCGCTCTTTCTGTACATTTCAAGATCTTTCCGATAATTTATGGTTTGCCGCTTGTTCTGTTGGCAGGCAGTGATTTGTATATTAACTCTTCGAAATCATGTGTCCACGAGACTAAACCTAAACCTGGATTTCGTGGCTTTTTATGTCAAACTACTACATTTATTCTCCATCCTGAAAGGTTAAAGTTCTCTGTGATTTCAGCGGTGACCTTTCTGGGATTAAGTGGAGTCATGTATAAAAG GTACGGTTTTGAATTCCTAGAGCATACATACTTGTATCATGTAACAAGGCAGGATGTAAAACATAACTTTTCAGTGTATTTCTACATGTTGTACCTTGTGGAAGGCTCCACTTGGTCATCTGCACTGGGCTTGGTGTCATTCATCCCTCAGCTGCTGCTTACAGTCACTTTTGGTGTTCTTTATTATCGCGATATCTCATTCTGCTGTTTTGTGCAAACCTTTGCATTTGTCACCTTCAACAAAGTCTGTACATCACAG TATTTTCTGTGGTATTTGTGTCTTTTGCCTCTGATCCTGGATTCTGTAAACATGACATTTAGGAGGGCAATGGTTCTAGCAGCAGGATGGTTTGTTAGTCAG GGCCTATGGCTTACCTCTGCATACTATTTGGAGTTTGAGGGAATGAACACCTTTGCATTTGTTTGGGCTGCTAGTGTTGTTTTCTTCATTGTCAATATTGTGATTTTATGTCAATTAATTGGACATTACAATCAAGCGCTAATAAAGAAACAAGaatga
- the LOC137995398 gene encoding uncharacterized protein: MSVFASQFVAAAFQSDLEAIYAKYTGEDSDDLYLSEYLDEGRIAGIDSTEDEGESSSADGIEDENDGDDGWESDKSGPNVRHDLSDDTSVVGPGPTLAKNETFVVAQHTTINPTADQKRRDHKESFTMHDAATAEKLQVKASSSLTNIATLPFSDMQEQKGKDLKNRTCDATYLIYSDEGYVSSRPLELSNACDKQVSSASPFSSLDTRRDAMLSSEFLSVGSDTDKDLVQAVLCSRNKIALALAEITRKTWLRSSKLCSEEMACPVDGKIFASSKSVEDLCCTHVDKMFKSNVSDVNTSVIDEKSFDSNNKGNKVPDLENFQPPNFSLNKSSPFVQRQSVRLTSDSSPPKTLEISTFERDEKSFLLNRQSFDIKHNRKYQALKSRSDESRVIVRRQHPRSAQICCFDKSDVKSQPSRKRSVTLCQLTSSGVNALPGENLERNFVRIPSVGSDEDTAFSNDATTSSACSLVSPRPRSQLLRILRRRRSSQLHLSTNLDGCALDPHSSSPVVESQTALSRNRTITSGQRRVPLEMLSQSPVSVRPRKSSKVLRVNDGVFSTKSGGTKVVNFEYHNDRRGKCQVFRTECSEESDEVFEDLKKTPLGNDKLKDLSQDVREMSSKRGVYVKSCVDQVASTSQMISTSLRMISARKTSDREGTEANINSRGHRRSEVSELRNSSGGRIEKEKVSSTRQTSQLFCKIGREAKRLRTAQLYSSCQSGNRIALRANPGRAHIPSDRSPPTSVKKRARESFVSDSLDSLPRKQPRRSPSLLSNRVQGSQSSTWQGRESTPVKGNNVKKLGIEGFSSQMKLLSPVRSPSAETFKTSPQVFVSPCKGQGSCDKSFCFNCCW; this comes from the exons ATGTCAGTTTTCGCTAGTCAGTTCGTCGCTGCCGCGTTTCAGTCCGATTTGGAAGCCATTTATGCGAAG tATACAGGAGAAGATTCAGATGACCTCTACCTCAGTGAATATCTGGATGAAG GAAGAATTGCAGGCATTGATAGTACTGAGGACGAGGGTGAAAGCAGCTCTGCAGACGGCATTGAAGATGAAAATGATGGCGATGATGGATGGGAATCTGATAAAAGTGGCCCAAATGTGCGGCACGACCTTTCTGATGACACCTCTGTGGTCGGCCCTGGGCCAACACTtgcaaaaaatgaaactttTGTTGTGGCTCAGCACACCACCATAAATCCTACTGCAGACCAAAAGAGGAGAGATCATAAAGAAAGTTTTACAATGCATGATGCCGCCACAGCAGAGAAATTGCAAGTTAAAGCCAGTTCAAGTCTGACCAACATTGCAACCCTTCCCTTTAGTGATATGCAAGAGCAAAAGGGCAAGGATTTGAAGAACCGTACCTGTGATGCAACATATCTTATTTACAGTGATGAAGGGTATGTATCATCAAGACCACTGGAGTTATCTAATGCATGTGACAAACAGGTTTCTTCTGCGTCTCCATTTTCTTCATTGGATACAAGACGGGATGCAATGCTGTCAAGTGAATTTCTCTCGGTTGGTTCTGATACTGACAAAGATCTTGTTCAAGCTGTTTTGTGCTCTCGAAATAAGATTGCTCTTGCTTTGGCTGAAATCACACGGAAGACATGGTTGAGATCTTCAAAGCTTTGTTCAGAGGAAATGGCATGCCCAGTTGATGGAAAGATTTTTGCGTCGAGCAAATCTGTTGAAGACCTTTGTTGTACTCATGTTGACAAAATGTTTAAAAGCAATGTCAGTGATGTTAATACCTCTGTAATTGATGAAAAGAGTTTTGACAGTAACAACAAGGGTAACAAGGTTCCTGATTTGGAGAATTTTCAACCTCCTAACTTTAGTTTGAACAAGTCATCCCCGTTTGTTCAGCGACAATCAGTGAGATTAACCTCAGATTCCTCTCCACCAAAAACTCTCGAAATCTCTACTTTTGAACGTGATGAAAAGAGCTTTTTGTTGAACAGACAGAGTTTTGATATTAAACACAACAGGAAATATCAAGCTCTAAAATCGAGATCTGACGAGTCGCGTGTCATTGTTAGGCGACAGCATCCAAGATCTGCTCAAATCTGTTGCTTTGACAAAAGTGATGTGAAGTCTCAACCTTCAAGAAAGAGAAGTGTCACCCTATGTCAGTTGACTTCTTCAGGGGTGAATGCTCTCCCTGGGGAAAATCTCGAGAGAAATTTTGTTAGGATCCCTTCAGTTGGTTCTGATGAAGATACTGCTTTCTCAAATGACGCGACAACATCCTCTGCTTGTTCTCTAGTTTCTCCTCGACCCCGGTCACAGTTGCTTAGAATTTTACGTCGGCGGAGGTCGTCACAGTTACACCTAAGCACAAATTTGGACGGATGCGCTTTAGATCCACACAGTAGCTCGCCTGTTGTTGAATCACAAACTGCTTTATCACGAAACAGGACAATAACCTCTGGTCAGCGCCGTGTGCCTCTTGAGATGTTATCACAGTCACCTGTAAGTGTGCGCCCACGGAAATCGTCAAAGGTATTGAGAGTAAACGATGGTGTCTTCTCAACTAAATCTGGCGGAACGAAGGTGGTAAATTTCGAATACCACAACGATCGTCGTGGGAAATGTCAAGTCTTTAGGACTGAATGCTCTGAAGAATCGGATGAAGTTTTTGAGGATCTAAAAAAGACGCCTTTAGGGAACGATAAATTAAAAGACTTATCACAAGACGTGCGAGAAATGTCTTCAAAAAGGGGCGTGTATGTAAAGTCATGCGTGGATCAAGTTGCAAGCACTTCCCAAATGATTTCAACATCTTTGCGCATGATCAGTGCGCGTAAGACAAGTGATCGTGAAGGTACTGAGGCTAATATCAATAGCAGAGGACATCGTAGATCTGAAGTTTCAGAGTTAAGAAATTCCTCTGGAGGTCGTATTGAAAAAGAGAAGGTATCATCTACTCGACAAACCAGCCAATTGTTCTGTAAGATAGGCCGGGAGGCGAAACGTTTGAGAACAGCTCAGTTGTATTCCAGTTGTCAAAGTGGAAACAGAATTGCTCTCCGTGCGAATCCTGGGCGTGCACATATTCCTTCTGATAGGTCGCCGCCTACTAGCGTAAAGAAAAGAGCACGAGAAAGCTTCGTCTCGGATTCCTTGGACTCGTTACCAAGGAAACAACCAAGGAGAAGCCCATCGTTGCTTAGCAATCGAGTTCAGGGTTCGCAGTCTTCAACCTGGCAGGGCAGAGAGTCTACTCCAGTGAAAGGAAACAATGTTAAGAAGTTAGGAATTGAAGGATTCTCTTCGCAGATGAAACTTTTGTCTCCCGTTAGGAGTCCTTCTGCCGAGACTTTCAAAACCTCGCCACAGGTTTTTGTTTCTCCTTGTAAAGGGCAGGGATCATgtgacaagtctttttgttttaattgttgttgGTAA
- the LOC137995411 gene encoding uncharacterized protein, which yields MAFFYKFRVFIALTFVACCLQLGETKNCEITSEIKKATTFVMRKCNSNIKDYYEKNAGEHVQTTYCEGMRILMNCARRWTENFKSKFNCTSDTLQEWVFVALQYVVISKKLHFCNYNTTKLRKLVRKLGFEKDPLYMGKSIVRVAIPDNATRQCGRWIHRRCARNLMQEANLCTGVSTFVSCYNEHVSRFPYVNGKCGEQVPEITQKFNTLIQQFSTDLIGKYKYSLNQERMCLVDKSVVDTESYSRD from the exons ATGGCTTTCTTCTACAAGTTCCGTGTTTTCATCGCTCTTACTTTTGTGGCTTGCTGTCTCCAGCTTGGAGAGACAAAGAACTGTGAAATAACGAGTGAAATCAAGAAAGCTACCACTTTTGTGATGCGCAAGTGTAACAGTAACATAAAAGACTACTATGAGAAAAATGCTGGTGAACATGTCCAGACTACCTACTGCGAGGGAATGAGG ATTCTGATGAACTGCGCGAGGAGATGGACTGAAAACTTTAAAAGCAAGTTTAACTGTACAAGCGACACTCTTCAGGAGTGGGTGTTCGTAGCACTTCAGTACGTGGTTATCAGCAAGAAACTCCACTTCTGTAATTACAACACAACAAAACTGAGAAAATTAGTCCGTAAATTGG GGTTCGAGAAGGATCCGCTCTATATGGGAAAAAGTATTGTCCGTGTTGCAATACCAG ACAATGCGACAAGACAATGTGGCAGATGGATTCACCGGAGATGCGCAAGGAATCTTATGCAGGAAGCAAACCTCTGTACTGGTGTGTCAACATTTGTGTCCTGTTACAACGAACACGTGTCGAGATTTCCATACGTAAACGGGAAGTGCGGTGAACAAGTCCCAGAAATAACCCAAAAATTCAACACTCTTATCCAACAGTTCAGCACAGATCTCATTGGCAAGTACAAATACAGCTTGAACCAGGAACGAATGTGCCTCGTAGATAAAAGTGTGGTCGATACAGAAAGTTACAGCCGGGACTGA